A portion of the Ferviditalea candida genome contains these proteins:
- a CDS encoding zinc-dependent alcohol dehydrogenase, whose product MKAVIVESAYTVVVKNVSKPVIGEHEVLIKVKTAGICGSDIHTYKGIHPFRKPPVVIGHEVSGEVVEVGSRTSKVKVGDHVTVEPQYGCGKCEPCFTGRIHYCANRSAPGIGNWYGTMAEYFAAPEECVFVVPKTMDYQLSVLAEPLAVGVHAVRKADLRVGERVAILGAGPIGLLTLSAAKAAGATVLMATDVLDYALEHAVKLGATHTLNIRGRDNWAIDAKKIAGGEFDKVFVAAGAPGIINQALSLLRKGGRAVAVAMFHGEQPLDVIQLQGMEKELIGSFTYMREDTRTAIDLLLAGSIPFESIVSHVLPYSEADKGFRLVDKKEDQSMKVLITF is encoded by the coding sequence ATGAAGGCAGTTATAGTTGAAAGCGCTTATACCGTTGTCGTTAAAAATGTTTCAAAGCCGGTAATCGGAGAGCATGAAGTGCTGATTAAAGTGAAAACGGCCGGGATATGCGGCTCTGATATTCATACCTACAAAGGCATTCATCCCTTCCGTAAGCCTCCGGTTGTTATCGGACACGAAGTATCGGGAGAGGTCGTCGAGGTCGGAAGCCGCACAAGCAAGGTGAAGGTCGGTGATCATGTTACAGTCGAGCCTCAATACGGATGCGGGAAATGTGAGCCCTGTTTCACAGGACGAATCCATTATTGTGCAAATCGTTCCGCGCCAGGGATCGGAAATTGGTATGGCACGATGGCAGAATATTTTGCGGCTCCGGAAGAATGCGTATTCGTTGTTCCGAAGACGATGGATTATCAATTGTCCGTGCTGGCGGAACCGCTCGCTGTAGGCGTACACGCAGTACGAAAAGCGGATTTGCGCGTGGGTGAACGGGTTGCCATCCTTGGAGCAGGGCCGATCGGTCTATTGACGCTGTCCGCCGCCAAAGCTGCCGGAGCGACGGTCTTAATGGCGACCGATGTGCTGGATTATGCACTCGAGCATGCTGTTAAATTGGGTGCAACCCACACATTGAATATCCGCGGCAGAGACAACTGGGCCATCGACGCCAAGAAAATAGCCGGCGGCGAGTTTGATAAAGTGTTTGTCGCCGCCGGTGCTCCGGGCATTATCAACCAAGCGCTGTCGTTGCTGCGCAAGGGAGGGCGTGCCGTGGCGGTAGCCATGTTTCATGGCGAACAACCCCTCGATGTCATACAACTGCAAGGAATGGAAAAAGAGCTTATCGGTTCATTTACGTATATGCGCGAAGATACAAGGACGGCGATTGACCTCCTGCTGGCCGGGTCCATTCCGTTTGAATCCATCGTGTCCCACGTGCTTCCATATTCGGAAGCGGATAAAGGGTTCCGCTTGGTAGACAAAAAAGAAGATCAGTCCATGAAAGTGCTGATAACGTTTTAA
- a CDS encoding aminotransferase class I/II-fold pyridoxal phosphate-dependent enzyme, with protein sequence MKFAERMSQLGTENAFEVLAQVKRLEAQGRKIISFAIGEPDFDTPENIKEKGKWAIGENYTHYSPSAGIMELREAIAEHISNLNHINVSPEQVVFKRRNQRRH encoded by the coding sequence ATGAAGTTCGCTGAAAGAATGTCGCAATTGGGGACGGAGAATGCATTTGAGGTTTTGGCTCAAGTGAAAAGGCTGGAGGCACAAGGGCGGAAAATTATCAGCTTTGCGATCGGCGAGCCTGATTTTGATACGCCGGAGAATATTAAAGAGAAGGGAAAATGGGCGATTGGGGAGAATTATACTCATTATTCCCCCTCTGCCGGGATCATGGAATTGCGGGAGGCGATCGCTGAGCATATTTCCAATTTGAATCACATCAATGTGTCACCGGAACAGGTTGTCTTCAAAAGAAGAAATCAGAGAAGGCATTAA
- a CDS encoding ABC transporter ATP-binding protein — MLKLNQVETLYGEIVALKNVTIEVNEGETVVLLGSNGAGKTTTLRTISQLLRPSKGSITFHGENMNEMSPEEVVKKRIIHVPEGRKIFPGLTVRENLVLGASNRKVTKKEMNRLIDEVLAVFPDLERLIDQLGWSLSGGQQQMCAIGRGLMASPRLLMLDEPSLGLAPVIVQNVFQKIKQINREQGVTVLLVEQNARQSLSIAHRGYILETGRVVLQDNARALLNDEKVQEAYLGSSKLIKQANG; from the coding sequence ATGCTGAAACTCAATCAAGTTGAAACCCTGTACGGAGAGATCGTCGCGTTGAAGAATGTCACCATTGAGGTAAATGAAGGGGAGACGGTTGTCTTATTGGGCTCCAACGGAGCGGGTAAAACGACAACGCTGCGGACCATATCGCAGCTGCTCCGCCCGTCCAAGGGGTCGATCACGTTTCATGGCGAGAATATGAACGAAATGTCGCCGGAGGAAGTTGTAAAAAAACGCATCATTCATGTGCCGGAAGGACGCAAAATTTTTCCGGGGCTGACTGTGAGGGAGAATCTTGTGCTTGGAGCTTCCAACCGAAAGGTCACAAAAAAGGAGATGAATCGGCTTATTGATGAGGTTCTGGCGGTTTTTCCCGATCTGGAACGGCTCATCGACCAACTGGGGTGGTCTCTTTCCGGCGGCCAGCAGCAAATGTGCGCGATCGGCCGCGGACTGATGGCGAGTCCGCGTCTGCTGATGCTTGACGAACCTTCGCTGGGTTTGGCTCCAGTCATTGTGCAGAACGTCTTTCAAAAAATCAAACAGATCAATCGTGAGCAGGGTGTGACCGTGCTGCTGGTCGAGCAGAATGCACGGCAAAGCCTGTCCATTGCCCACCGCGGCTACATTCTGGAGACGGGTCGTGTGGTACTGCAGGATAATGCCCGGGCCTTGTTGAATGATGAAAAAGTGCAGGAAGCCTATCTTGGCTCATCCAAGCTGATCAAACAAGCCAATGGTTGA
- a CDS encoding branched-chain amino acid ABC transporter ATP-binding protein/permease, translating to MAKIEGFDLKSRNKMGKAALAAVGIVAVLAIALPVIFKDNSYLLTQMIAIISYCIATLGLTVALGYAGQIALSQAAFFGLGAYVLAILTGMHGWSFWEAFLFGIIVPLLAGLILGAVCLRLVTHYLALATIGFGVIVYMILFNWKSVTGGADGIMNIPRPTLPFASDIMVTGAMGLGGDVWFYWFGLLLLGLSAYIVYRLRHSRLGRALLAVQEDGLAAQTNGIDMFKAKLLAFSVSAALGGLGGIVFASSYQYISPTVFTFDQSVVFFAMAIIGGSGSIAGTLLGTVFLGALPELLRDFNAFYKMIYGGLIMIFMAFLPGGIWSIVLKLFSKLNRHSVDDDEKTAIKFPQGGKLSFLEERARQAEGTNARKEAAIAAEAAVSSMAGSARHTGNGGVVPILKAEETRQAVLLEVKGLKKYFGGVKAVDGLDFNVKKGEIHVLIGPNGSGKTTVINVLSGLYTATGGSFSFKGRELTNHKPHQIVKIGLSRTFQNIRLFPELSVIDNVMIGHHSRSTTGLAGIVFTTKRAVEEEMRIRAKAEESLRFVGFTKYHALVKNLSYGQQRMVEIARALVQEPQLLLLDEPAAGMNPEETQELVKLLKRLNQLGLTLLLIEHDMDLVTEVADHVTVMDFGVKISEGTIGKVLSDPEVIKAYLGEEFVHAETQSS from the coding sequence TTGGCGAAGATAGAGGGATTTGACTTGAAAAGCCGGAACAAGATGGGGAAAGCAGCGTTGGCTGCAGTTGGCATCGTTGCGGTATTGGCCATAGCTCTTCCTGTCATCTTTAAGGATAACAGTTACTTGCTCACCCAAATGATTGCGATCATTTCTTACTGCATAGCGACACTGGGACTGACCGTAGCGCTGGGCTATGCGGGGCAAATTGCGCTGTCACAGGCAGCATTTTTCGGATTGGGCGCCTATGTGCTGGCCATTCTCACCGGCATGCACGGCTGGAGCTTCTGGGAGGCGTTTTTGTTCGGAATCATTGTTCCATTGCTGGCAGGGCTGATTCTCGGCGCCGTCTGCTTGCGTCTGGTAACGCATTATCTGGCGCTGGCAACGATCGGGTTCGGCGTGATCGTCTATATGATTTTGTTCAACTGGAAAAGCGTGACGGGCGGGGCTGACGGGATCATGAATATTCCGCGTCCGACACTGCCTTTCGCTTCCGACATCATGGTGACCGGTGCGATGGGACTTGGCGGCGACGTTTGGTTTTATTGGTTCGGATTACTGCTGCTGGGTTTATCCGCCTATATCGTTTACCGCCTCCGCCATTCCCGTCTGGGACGCGCCTTGCTGGCCGTGCAGGAAGACGGATTGGCGGCGCAGACCAACGGCATTGATATGTTCAAGGCGAAGCTGCTTGCCTTTTCGGTCAGTGCGGCGCTGGGCGGTCTGGGCGGGATCGTGTTCGCATCCAGCTACCAGTATATAAGTCCGACAGTTTTCACCTTCGATCAGTCGGTCGTGTTTTTTGCGATGGCGATTATCGGAGGCTCGGGATCGATTGCAGGGACGCTGCTGGGAACGGTCTTTCTGGGGGCTTTACCGGAGCTGCTGCGTGATTTTAATGCTTTTTACAAGATGATTTACGGCGGGTTGATCATGATCTTCATGGCCTTTTTGCCAGGCGGAATCTGGAGCATTGTGCTGAAGCTGTTCAGCAAATTGAATCGGCATTCGGTCGATGACGATGAAAAAACGGCAATCAAATTTCCGCAGGGCGGGAAATTATCGTTTCTGGAAGAGCGTGCCCGACAAGCCGAAGGCACAAACGCCCGGAAAGAGGCGGCGATTGCGGCCGAGGCGGCCGTCTCCAGCATGGCCGGCAGCGCGCGGCATACCGGGAACGGCGGCGTTGTCCCCATTCTGAAGGCGGAGGAAACGAGACAGGCAGTGCTCCTTGAGGTCAAGGGCTTGAAGAAGTATTTTGGAGGCGTCAAAGCGGTTGACGGTCTGGACTTTAATGTGAAAAAAGGAGAAATTCATGTGCTGATCGGTCCCAACGGATCGGGAAAAACGACGGTAATCAATGTGTTAAGCGGCTTGTATACGGCAACCGGCGGGAGTTTCAGCTTCAAGGGCAGGGAGCTGACCAACCATAAACCTCATCAAATTGTCAAGATCGGGCTGTCCCGCACCTTTCAGAACATCCGTCTGTTTCCCGAGCTCAGCGTGATCGACAATGTCATGATCGGGCACCATTCCCGCAGTACAACCGGCTTGGCCGGTATTGTTTTCACCACAAAGCGGGCGGTGGAAGAAGAAATGCGGATCAGGGCCAAGGCGGAGGAATCGCTGCGCTTTGTCGGCTTTACGAAGTACCATGCGCTGGTCAAGAACTTGTCTTACGGCCAGCAGCGGATGGTCGAGATTGCCAGGGCGCTGGTGCAGGAACCGCAGCTGCTGCTGCTTGACGAGCCGGCGGCGGGGATGAATCCGGAGGAGACTCAGGAGCTTGTCAAGCTGTTAAAACGTTTGAATCAGCTGGGTTTGACCCTGCTGTTGATCGAACATGATATGGATTTGGTGACGGAAGTGGCCGACCATGTGACAGTGATGGATTTTGGCGTGAAAATCAGCGAAGGAACCATCGGGAAGGTGCTCAGTGATCCTGAAGTGATCAAAGCTTACCTTGGGGAGGAATTTGTTCATGCTGAAACTCAATCAAGTTGA
- a CDS encoding branched-chain amino acid ABC transporter permease, translating to METTFQLLVNGLAMGSIYSLIALGFVLVYVAVNVVNFAQGDFIMVGAFICLSLYSNGIPIWFALIASVLIMGIFGFLYQIGVYRPFRSRSKSFLPVMISTLGASMFFQSLFLVIYGPDPRSLPPLIGGDPIQLGGLPLPRQSLVIIVFALLLFGFQFFLFEKTNLGKKMQATAQDPETARLMGINVAWMNGLTFVYCTALGGIAGILLAPLFTLTTTIGSIFGLKAFAAAIVGGFSDAKGAIVGGLFIGVIESFSAYFGMGAYMDASAFIVLVLFLIFRPSGLFGEKIGTKA from the coding sequence ATGGAAACAACGTTTCAACTGCTGGTCAACGGATTGGCGATGGGCAGTATTTATTCCTTGATCGCATTGGGCTTCGTCCTCGTTTATGTTGCCGTTAATGTGGTGAATTTTGCGCAGGGCGATTTTATTATGGTAGGCGCATTTATCTGTTTATCTTTGTATTCCAACGGGATTCCCATTTGGTTTGCGCTTATCGCCTCGGTACTGATCATGGGGATTTTCGGATTTTTATATCAAATCGGGGTATACCGGCCGTTTCGCAGCCGCAGCAAGTCATTTCTGCCTGTCATGATCAGCACGCTGGGGGCTTCGATGTTTTTTCAAAGCCTGTTTTTGGTGATTTACGGTCCGGATCCAAGAAGCCTGCCGCCTCTTATCGGCGGGGATCCGATTCAACTGGGAGGTCTTCCCTTGCCGCGGCAGAGCCTGGTGATTATCGTTTTCGCGCTGCTGTTGTTCGGCTTTCAATTCTTTCTGTTCGAAAAGACCAATCTGGGCAAGAAGATGCAGGCAACGGCACAGGATCCTGAAACTGCGCGTCTGATGGGTATCAATGTGGCATGGATGAACGGCCTCACCTTTGTTTACTGCACGGCCTTGGGCGGCATCGCAGGGATTTTGCTGGCGCCGTTATTCACTCTGACGACAACGATCGGCTCGATCTTCGGACTGAAGGCTTTTGCGGCGGCCATTGTCGGCGGATTTAGCGATGCGAAAGGAGCGATTGTCGGAGGACTTTTCATTGGAGTGATTGAATCGTTCAGCGCCTATTTTGGCATGGGGGCATACATGGACGCATCCGCCTTCATTGTTCTGGTGCTGTTCCTCATCTTTCGTCCGAGCGGGTTATTCGGTGAAAAAATCGGCACGAAGGCTTAA
- a CDS encoding ABC transporter substrate-binding protein, with translation MKKSILGITMAIIVFMLVLTACGGSQPSSGGTSSKGNDSGKQAGQSGGDSAQSGGTVKIGALGDLSGKSALSGKFKKMGIDLALEEINAAGGILGKKLEVVFQDTQGTQQGAVGAFQKLVSDKDIVAVIGSIRSTNVQATDSFAKKAGIPVAIGGTNVGLTTKLGDKWYFRFRPHDGYAAKSIAEFSAKKLGYKKIAIIYDSDAFGSGGKDLLLQNYKEMGIEPVAVESYNTGNKDFTPFLQKFADKGAEAVNTYMTNSEDAGQMVNQIHEKGFKYQLIGSPSLAQEVTLKISGDNLNGVYSVNDFAADQSDATIAFVKKFKAKYNETPDVYTAWVYDALHVFAKVINEKKSTKPDDIRDGILAIKNYDGAEGNYTFDANGDGLHSYSIVKVEGGKIVTVH, from the coding sequence GTGAAAAAATCAATATTGGGAATCACCATGGCTATTATTGTATTCATGTTGGTATTAACTGCGTGCGGCGGCAGTCAGCCCAGCAGCGGCGGTACCTCGAGCAAAGGCAATGACAGCGGCAAACAAGCCGGTCAAAGCGGCGGCGACAGCGCTCAAAGCGGCGGAACGGTTAAGATCGGGGCGCTTGGCGACTTGTCGGGGAAGTCGGCATTGTCGGGAAAGTTCAAGAAAATGGGAATAGATTTGGCCCTCGAGGAAATCAACGCCGCCGGCGGAATTCTGGGTAAGAAGCTCGAAGTAGTTTTTCAGGATACACAGGGAACGCAGCAAGGCGCGGTAGGTGCATTTCAAAAGCTGGTCTCCGATAAGGATATTGTGGCGGTAATCGGATCGATCAGAAGCACGAACGTGCAGGCGACCGATTCATTCGCCAAAAAAGCCGGCATCCCGGTTGCCATAGGAGGCACTAACGTAGGACTGACGACAAAGCTGGGCGACAAGTGGTATTTCCGTTTCCGTCCTCATGACGGTTATGCTGCAAAGTCCATCGCGGAATTTTCAGCTAAAAAGCTGGGTTACAAGAAAATAGCCATTATTTATGATTCCGACGCGTTTGGAAGCGGCGGCAAGGATTTGCTGCTTCAAAACTACAAAGAAATGGGTATCGAACCCGTTGCGGTTGAATCGTACAATACGGGCAACAAGGATTTCACTCCGTTCCTGCAGAAATTCGCCGACAAAGGAGCGGAGGCCGTAAACACCTATATGACCAACTCTGAAGACGCGGGCCAAATGGTCAACCAAATCCATGAAAAGGGCTTCAAATACCAATTGATCGGCTCGCCATCCTTGGCACAGGAAGTCACGCTCAAGATTTCCGGGGACAATCTGAACGGCGTATACAGCGTCAATGACTTTGCGGCCGATCAAAGCGACGCTACCATAGCTTTTGTGAAAAAGTTTAAGGCGAAGTATAACGAAACACCGGATGTCTACACTGCATGGGTTTATGACGCCCTTCATGTTTTTGCGAAGGTGATCAATGAGAAGAAAAGCACCAAACCGGATGACATTCGCGATGGTATTCTTGCGATAAAAAATTACGACGGGGCCGAAGGAAATTATACCTTTGATGCGAATGGCGACGGTCTACATAGCTATTCAATCGTAAAAGTGGAAGGCGGCAAGATTGTAACCGTTCACTAA
- a CDS encoding FadR/GntR family transcriptional regulator codes for MLYINVVDRIEDMIFTDRVKPGDRLPGERELAKRFSVSRTVIREAIKNLEQKGFVRVQPGKGVFITEPQKQLVTESIQRILGQNKITMEQLVEAREVLETSIIQYSSQRINDEQVVHLEKIVEQLDLSLQDIKQFLMLDNQFHLEVVKSAGNPIYLIFMNSILELIHAQREQMIFHSPRSMERGQTHHKKIVAALKERNKEKSVQAIRGHMKQIREDIDAFKEMGFI; via the coding sequence TTGCTATATATTAATGTTGTGGACCGAATTGAGGATATGATTTTTACGGACCGTGTCAAACCTGGTGACCGTTTGCCGGGGGAAAGAGAATTGGCAAAGCGATTTTCCGTCAGTCGAACCGTCATACGGGAAGCAATTAAAAACTTAGAGCAAAAAGGTTTCGTTCGGGTACAGCCCGGAAAGGGAGTGTTCATCACTGAACCCCAAAAACAGTTGGTAACCGAATCCATACAGCGAATTTTAGGGCAAAACAAGATTACAATGGAGCAATTGGTTGAAGCCCGCGAAGTCTTGGAGACGTCGATCATTCAGTATAGTTCTCAGCGCATCAATGATGAGCAAGTAGTGCATTTGGAGAAAATTGTGGAGCAATTGGATCTGTCGCTGCAAGATATTAAGCAATTTTTAATGCTTGATAACCAGTTTCATCTTGAAGTGGTGAAATCGGCGGGAAATCCGATCTATTTAATTTTTATGAATTCGATTTTGGAGCTAATACATGCACAGCGCGAGCAAATGATTTTTCATTCTCCCCGTTCGATGGAAAGGGGCCAGACGCATCATAAGAAGATTGTCGCGGCGCTTAAAGAAAGAAATAAAGAAAAATCGGTGCAGGCCATTCGCGGACATATGAAGCAAATTCGGGAAGATATCGATGCATTCAAAGAAATGGGATTTATTTAA
- a CDS encoding GNAT family N-acetyltransferase, whose product MQIRSFQLSDYSSVTRLLKEVLTETCYTETMAAFAKQLSWDSELVLVAQENNTIVGILIGTIDNNHGYYYRIAVLPPFQRRGIGRSLIRALKERFDRHKVRRVLVTLDSHNEPLIPLYESMGYRGNDFTRSIEKLSIANG is encoded by the coding sequence ATGCAAATTCGCTCGTTTCAATTGTCTGATTATTCCTCTGTCACCCGTTTGCTCAAGGAAGTTCTTACGGAAACCTGCTATACCGAAACGATGGCCGCTTTTGCCAAACAATTGTCATGGGACAGCGAGCTTGTGTTGGTGGCTCAGGAGAACAACACGATAGTCGGAATTCTGATCGGAACGATTGATAATAACCACGGTTATTATTACAGAATCGCCGTTCTTCCCCCATTCCAGCGCAGAGGCATCGGCAGGTCCTTGATCCGGGCGCTGAAAGAGCGTTTTGACCGGCATAAAGTCAGAAGGGTTTTGGTTACGCTGGACTCGCATAATGAACCGTTGATACCCTTGTACGAATCAATGGGATATCGCGGGAACGACTTTACCCGTTCTATCGAGAAGCTAAGCATTGCAAACGGATAA
- a CDS encoding superoxide dismutase, protein MAHQLPPLPYPNNALEPYIDEQTMMIHHDRHHNAYVTNLNAALEGQPELQNKSIDDLIADLNSVPDNIRTAVRNNGGGHANHSLFWQIMKPNGGGEPAGKLAEAIKGELGGFEKFKEDFSKAAATRFGSGWAWLSVDKNKKLVVSSTPNQDNPIMEGLTPILGLDVWEHAYYLKYQNKRPDYISAWWSVINWEEVGKRYEAAVQ, encoded by the coding sequence ATGGCACATCAATTGCCACCATTACCGTATCCAAATAACGCTTTGGAGCCGTATATCGACGAACAAACCATGATGATTCATCACGATCGTCACCACAATGCGTATGTGACTAACTTAAACGCTGCTCTTGAAGGACAACCCGAACTTCAGAATAAGAGCATTGACGATTTGATCGCCGATTTGAACAGCGTGCCGGATAACATCCGCACTGCCGTTCGCAACAATGGAGGAGGTCACGCAAACCACTCCCTGTTCTGGCAGATCATGAAGCCCAACGGCGGCGGAGAGCCTGCCGGCAAATTGGCCGAAGCCATCAAGGGCGAACTCGGCGGATTTGAGAAGTTCAAAGAGGATTTCTCCAAAGCCGCAGCAACCCGCTTCGGCAGCGGATGGGCATGGCTGAGCGTCGACAAGAACAAAAAGCTTGTCGTAAGCAGCACTCCGAATCAGGACAATCCGATCATGGAAGGCCTGACACCGATTCTGGGCCTGGACGTTTGGGAGCATGCCTATTATTTGAAATATCAAAACAAGCGTCCTGATTACATCTCCGCTTGGTGGAGCGTCATCAATTGGGAAGAAGTCGGCAAACGATACGAGGCAGCCGTGCAATAA
- the mutY gene encoding A/G-specific adenine glycosylase — MERSTAEIRQYFSSNLLEWFRIHKRDLPWRRTNDPYRIMVSEIMLQQTRVDTVIPYYHRFIERFPTVEALAEAPEEDVLKAWEGLGYYSRARNLQTAVREVKERYGGRVPDKRDQIGSLKGVGPYTAGAVLSIAYNRPEPAVDGNVMRVFSRFFLILDDTSKPGTRTEMEKLARELIPEGEAGSFNQALMELGALICTPKSPNCLICPVMENCAGRLNGMEEQLPVKKKAQPPRREQRVVALIQGAGNRTGQILIRRRPDEGLLAGMWELPHYAAADADGMVLLKEKLLEEERLPIEPLGKWFRTNHTFSHIRWELDVYVCNYLGNPQGLSDSMDLPGSATGGGSDRDDLRWIEPQELERFVFPNVFIRIIREYAKRLPGIDWNGPIAEREEEF; from the coding sequence ATGGAGCGTTCAACTGCAGAGATCCGGCAATATTTCAGCAGCAATTTATTGGAGTGGTTCCGGATCCACAAACGGGATTTGCCGTGGAGGCGAACCAACGATCCTTACCGGATCATGGTATCGGAAATCATGCTCCAGCAAACCCGGGTGGATACGGTCATTCCGTATTACCATCGATTTATTGAACGGTTTCCGACGGTTGAGGCGCTGGCCGAAGCGCCGGAAGAGGATGTGTTGAAGGCCTGGGAGGGTTTGGGATATTATTCGCGGGCGCGCAACTTGCAAACAGCGGTCAGGGAAGTGAAGGAACGGTATGGAGGTAGGGTGCCGGATAAGCGGGATCAAATCGGCAGCTTGAAAGGGGTCGGTCCCTATACGGCCGGGGCCGTGCTAAGCATTGCGTATAATCGGCCGGAACCGGCGGTGGACGGAAATGTGATGCGGGTATTCTCAAGGTTTTTTCTGATTCTCGATGACACCTCCAAACCGGGCACGAGAACGGAGATGGAGAAGCTGGCCAGGGAACTGATTCCGGAGGGTGAGGCCGGCAGCTTCAATCAAGCTTTGATGGAATTGGGAGCGCTGATTTGTACTCCCAAATCGCCGAATTGTCTGATTTGTCCGGTCATGGAGAACTGCGCGGGACGCTTGAACGGCATGGAGGAACAGCTGCCGGTCAAGAAGAAAGCACAGCCGCCGAGACGCGAGCAAAGAGTCGTTGCTTTAATCCAAGGCGCTGGAAACCGGACTGGACAAATTTTGATCCGCCGCCGCCCCGATGAGGGGCTGCTGGCGGGAATGTGGGAGCTTCCCCATTATGCTGCGGCAGATGCTGACGGCATGGTGCTGCTGAAAGAGAAATTGCTTGAGGAAGAGAGATTGCCGATTGAGCCGCTGGGCAAATGGTTTAGAACGAATCACACGTTCAGCCACATCCGTTGGGAGTTGGACGTTTATGTATGCAATTACTTGGGTAACCCGCAGGGGTTGTCTGACAGCATGGATCTCCCCGGTTCAGCGACAGGAGGCGGATCGGACCGGGATGATTTGCGCTGGATCGAGCCGCAGGAGCTTGAGAGGTTCGTTTTTCCCAACGTGTTTATCAGGATTATCCGGGAATATGCCAAAAGACTGCCCGGTATTGATTGGAATGGCCCCATAGCCGAGCGGGAAGAGGAGTTCTGA